In Streptomyces qaidamensis, one DNA window encodes the following:
- a CDS encoding GroES family chaperonin, with translation MSAKRNEHNTHPDKLPIRMLHDRVLVRQDTSEGERRSGGGILIPATAAVGRRLAWAEVVAVGQNVRTVEAGDRVLFDPEDRAEVEVRGIAYVLMRERDLHAVAADRFEGAEDSTGLYL, from the coding sequence GTGAGCGCCAAGAGAAACGAGCACAATACCCATCCGGACAAGCTGCCGATCCGGATGCTGCACGACCGCGTACTCGTGCGGCAGGACACCAGCGAGGGCGAGCGGCGTTCCGGCGGCGGCATCCTGATCCCCGCCACGGCGGCGGTGGGCCGGCGGCTGGCATGGGCCGAGGTCGTCGCGGTCGGGCAGAACGTGCGGACCGTGGAGGCGGGCGACCGGGTGCTGTTCGACCCGGAGGACCGCGCCGAGGTCGAGGTGCGGGGGATCGCGTACGTGCTGATGCGCGAGCGTGATCTGCACGCCGTGGCCGCGGACCGGTTCGAGGGCGCCGAGGACTCGACGGGCCTGTACCTCTAG
- a CDS encoding ABC transporter permease has protein sequence MGERSAVAEGLRAYRLIAGMWIRSSMTYRTSFVVTVFGNLTVTCLDFVGILLMFSQVDSLGGWSLPEVAFLYGLSVTSFGIADLALGSMDVLGARMRDGSFDTLLVRPAPVLAQVGADRFALRRLGRITQGAVVLGWALASVDVEWTASKVLLVPVMVVSGAAIFSAVFVAGAAFQIYAQDAAEVQNAFTYGGTTLLQYPPTVFGKDLVRGVTFVLPLAFVNWVPATYVLGRPYPVGLPGWMAFASPLVAVACCLLAGLAWRTGLRSYRSTGS, from the coding sequence GTGGGTGAGCGCAGTGCCGTGGCCGAGGGGCTGCGGGCCTACCGGCTGATCGCCGGGATGTGGATCAGGTCGAGCATGACCTACCGCACCTCGTTCGTCGTCACGGTGTTCGGGAACCTGACGGTGACCTGCCTGGACTTCGTGGGGATCCTGCTGATGTTCTCGCAGGTGGACTCGCTGGGCGGCTGGTCGCTGCCCGAGGTCGCCTTCCTCTACGGGCTGTCCGTGACGTCGTTCGGGATCGCCGATCTGGCGCTCGGCTCGATGGACGTCCTGGGCGCCCGGATGCGCGACGGCTCCTTCGACACGCTGCTGGTGCGTCCGGCGCCGGTGCTCGCCCAGGTCGGGGCCGACCGGTTCGCGCTGCGCCGGCTGGGCCGGATCACCCAGGGCGCGGTGGTGCTGGGCTGGGCGCTGGCGTCGGTGGACGTCGAATGGACCGCGTCCAAGGTGCTGCTGGTGCCGGTGATGGTGGTCAGCGGCGCGGCGATCTTCTCGGCGGTGTTCGTGGCGGGTGCGGCCTTCCAGATCTACGCCCAGGACGCCGCCGAGGTGCAGAACGCGTTCACCTACGGCGGGACGACTCTGCTGCAGTATCCGCCGACGGTGTTCGGCAAGGACCTGGTGCGGGGCGTGACCTTCGTGCTGCCGCTGGCCTTCGTCAACTGGGTGCCCGCCACCTACGTGCTGGGGCGGCCGTACCCGGTCGGGCTGCCCGGGTGGATGGCGTTCGCCTCGCCGCTGGTGGCGGTGGCCTGCTGCCTGCTGGCCGGGCTGGCGTGGCGGACGGGGCTTCGTTCGTACCGGAGTACAGGGAGTTGA
- a CDS encoding ABC transporter permease → MGSGRLYAAVAAGGFRRYATYRAATVAGVFTNTVFGVILVYTYLALWHEKPNLGGYDQAQAVTYVWLGQCLYATLAIQGGGAEKDLMERIRTGEIAVDLYRPADLQLWWLAGDVGRALFQMLGRGVVPFVFGAVFFPMALPTDVTPWAAFVVTLLLATVVSFALRYLAALSVFWLMDGMGVNQVLTVTGIFFSGMVLPLNAFPGALGEVVRVLPWAAQIQMPADVLMGETDPLGAFAFQAAWAVALLAAGRLLQSAATRRVVVQGG, encoded by the coding sequence GTGGGCTCGGGACGGTTGTACGCGGCCGTCGCGGCGGGAGGCTTCCGGCGGTACGCGACGTACCGGGCGGCCACGGTGGCCGGAGTGTTCACCAACACCGTCTTCGGCGTCATCCTCGTCTACACGTATCTGGCGCTGTGGCACGAGAAACCGAACCTCGGGGGGTACGACCAGGCGCAGGCCGTGACGTACGTCTGGCTGGGGCAGTGCCTCTACGCGACCCTCGCGATCCAGGGCGGCGGCGCCGAGAAGGACCTGATGGAGCGCATCCGCACCGGCGAGATCGCCGTCGACCTGTACCGGCCGGCCGATCTTCAGCTGTGGTGGCTGGCGGGGGACGTGGGGCGGGCGCTGTTCCAGATGCTGGGGCGGGGGGTGGTGCCGTTCGTTTTCGGCGCGGTCTTCTTCCCGATGGCACTGCCGACGGACGTCACCCCGTGGGCGGCCTTCGTGGTGACGCTGCTGCTGGCGACGGTCGTGAGCTTCGCCCTGCGCTATCTGGCCGCGCTGAGCGTGTTCTGGCTGATGGACGGCATGGGTGTGAACCAGGTCCTGACAGTCACGGGGATCTTCTTCTCGGGCATGGTGCTGCCGCTGAACGCCTTCCCGGGCGCTCTCGGCGAGGTGGTGCGGGTGCTCCCGTGGGCGGCGCAGATCCAGATGCCGGCGGACGTGCTGATGGGGGAGACCGATCCGCTCGGGGCGTTCGCCTTCCAGGCGGCGTGGGCGGTGGCGCTGCTGGCGGCGGGGCGGCTGCTGCAGTCGGCCGCGACACGCAGGGTGGTGGTGCAGGGTGGGTGA
- a CDS encoding transglycosylase domain-containing protein: MSDEPQPQQPNPGWAASQPQAHADGAPGTPAAAGKPKRTGWRRAIPTWRMTLGGFIIVVLLLVGGFFLGYSLVKIPPANALATKQANVYLYADGSVIARDGEVNRENVTLPQISKDAQHAILAAEDRDFYTESAVDPKAMVRAAWNTALGKGKQSGSTITQQYVKNYYLRQDQTVTRKAKEFFIAIKLDREVSKDHILEGYLNTSYFGRNAYGIQAAAQAYYGMDAKELDPARSAYLAALVNAPSQYDVVAHPENRKAAESRWNYVLDGMVKKGWLSESERAGMKFPMPKESTLSTGMSGQRGYIVRIVKDYLTQNKIIEESKLDAGGYRITTTLQKGKQDAFVKAVNDKLMAKLDKKNNKVDTYVRAGGASVDPKTGKVVAMYNGIDYVKQYTPNATRRDFQVGSTFKPFVFTSAVENHSETQDGRVITPNTIYDGTNKRVVQGWAGEPYNPENEDQHSYGDITVTEATDSSVNSVYAQMAADVGPAKVKQTAIDLGVPETTPDLADGPAIALGTATASVLDMAEAYATLANHGRHGTYTMVEKVSKEGTPVELPERRTRQAVSREAADTTTSMLRSVVQNGTASAAQGAGRPVAGKTGTAEEDTAAWFAGYTPDLATVVAVMGQDPVTAAHKSLYGAMGLPRINGGGAPTEIWTQFTQDALKGKPVKEFDLRLQPGSDVSQAPSSEAPADPTTGGTTDGGTTTGGEETGTETPGQSPSAPEGQTAGQTDGGTTDGGTGGESPTGGGTADGGTTDGGTTGGGTADGGTTEGGGGGDTSDGGATGGPTGPGWGVVPQTARRE, from the coding sequence ATGAGTGACGAGCCTCAGCCGCAGCAGCCGAATCCGGGCTGGGCAGCGAGCCAGCCGCAGGCGCACGCCGACGGCGCCCCGGGCACGCCCGCGGCGGCCGGGAAACCGAAGCGGACCGGCTGGCGCCGGGCGATCCCGACCTGGCGCATGACGCTCGGCGGCTTCATCATCGTCGTCCTGCTGCTGGTCGGCGGGTTCTTCCTGGGCTACTCCCTCGTGAAGATCCCCCCGGCCAACGCGCTCGCCACCAAGCAGGCCAACGTCTACCTCTACGCCGACGGCTCCGTGATCGCCCGCGACGGCGAGGTCAACCGGGAGAACGTCACCCTCCCGCAGATCTCCAAGGACGCCCAGCACGCGATCCTGGCCGCCGAGGACCGCGACTTCTACACCGAGTCCGCCGTCGACCCCAAGGCCATGGTCCGCGCCGCCTGGAACACCGCCCTCGGCAAGGGCAAGCAGTCCGGCTCCACGATCACCCAGCAGTACGTGAAGAACTACTACCTGCGCCAGGACCAGACCGTCACGCGCAAGGCCAAGGAGTTCTTCATCGCGATCAAGCTGGACCGCGAGGTCAGCAAGGACCACATCCTGGAGGGCTACCTCAACACCAGCTACTTCGGCCGCAACGCCTACGGCATCCAGGCCGCCGCCCAGGCCTACTACGGCATGGACGCCAAGGAACTCGACCCGGCCCGCTCCGCCTACCTCGCCGCGCTCGTCAACGCCCCCAGCCAGTACGACGTCGTCGCCCACCCGGAGAACCGCAAGGCCGCCGAGTCCCGCTGGAACTACGTCCTGGACGGCATGGTCAAGAAGGGCTGGCTCAGCGAGTCCGAGCGGGCCGGCATGAAGTTCCCCATGCCGAAGGAGTCCACCCTCTCGACCGGCATGTCCGGGCAGCGCGGCTACATCGTCCGGATCGTCAAGGACTACCTCACCCAGAACAAGATCATCGAAGAGAGCAAGCTCGACGCCGGCGGCTACCGCATCACGACCACCCTGCAGAAGGGCAAGCAGGACGCGTTCGTGAAGGCCGTCAACGACAAGCTGATGGCCAAGCTCGACAAGAAGAACAACAAGGTCGACACCTACGTCCGCGCCGGCGGCGCCTCCGTCGACCCGAAGACCGGCAAGGTCGTGGCGATGTACAACGGCATCGACTACGTCAAGCAGTACACGCCGAACGCCACCCGCCGGGACTTCCAGGTCGGCTCCACCTTCAAGCCGTTCGTGTTCACCTCGGCCGTCGAGAACCACTCGGAGACCCAGGACGGCCGCGTCATCACCCCGAACACGATCTACGACGGCACCAACAAGCGCGTGGTCCAGGGCTGGGCCGGCGAACCGTACAACCCCGAGAACGAGGACCAGCACTCCTACGGCGACATCACCGTCACCGAGGCCACCGACAGCTCCGTTAACTCGGTGTACGCGCAGATGGCCGCCGACGTCGGCCCCGCGAAGGTCAAGCAGACCGCGATCGACCTGGGCGTCCCCGAGACCACCCCCGACCTCGCCGACGGCCCCGCCATCGCGCTCGGCACCGCCACCGCCAGCGTCCTCGACATGGCGGAGGCCTACGCCACGCTCGCCAACCACGGGCGGCACGGCACCTACACGATGGTCGAGAAGGTCAGCAAGGAAGGCACGCCCGTCGAGCTGCCCGAGCGGCGCACCCGGCAGGCCGTGAGCCGCGAGGCCGCCGACACCACCACCTCCATGCTGCGCAGTGTCGTCCAGAACGGCACCGCCTCCGCCGCCCAGGGCGCGGGCCGCCCCGTCGCCGGCAAGACCGGCACCGCCGAGGAGGACACGGCGGCCTGGTTCGCGGGCTACACCCCCGACCTCGCCACCGTCGTCGCCGTCATGGGACAGGACCCCGTCACCGCCGCCCACAAGTCGCTGTACGGCGCCATGGGCCTGCCGCGCATCAACGGCGGCGGGGCGCCCACGGAGATCTGGACGCAGTTCACCCAGGACGCCCTCAAGGGCAAGCCCGTCAAGGAGTTCGACCTCAGGCTCCAGCCGGGCTCCGACGTCTCGCAGGCACCCAGCAGCGAGGCCCCCGCCGACCCGACCACCGGCGGCACCACCGACGGCGGCACGACCACCGGCGGCGAGGAGACCGGCACCGAGACGCCCGGCCAGAGCCCCAGCGCCCCCGAGGGGCAGACCGCGGGCCAGACCGACGGCGGCACCACCGACGGCGGCACCGGCGGCGAGTCCCCCACGGGCGGCGGCACCGCGGACGGCGGCACGACCGACGGCGGTACCACGGGCGGCGGTACGGCCGACGGCGGTACCACGGAGGGCGGTGGCGGCGGCGACACGAGCGACGGCGGCGCGACGGGCGGCCCGACCGGCCCCGGCTGGGGCGTGGTCCCGCAGACCGCCCGCCGCGAGTAG
- a CDS encoding DMT family transporter — MAWVLLVVAGLLEVGWSVGMKYTDGFTRPLPSLLTGAGIVASMLLLSQAARTLPIGTAYGVWVGIGAAGAAVFGMAVLGEPATAARIFFVCLLLVAVVGLKATSGH; from the coding sequence ATGGCCTGGGTTCTGCTCGTCGTCGCCGGTCTGCTGGAGGTGGGCTGGTCCGTCGGCATGAAGTACACCGACGGCTTCACGCGTCCGCTGCCCAGCCTGCTCACCGGCGCCGGCATCGTCGCCAGCATGCTGCTGCTGTCGCAGGCCGCCAGGACCCTCCCCATCGGTACCGCCTACGGAGTGTGGGTGGGGATCGGTGCGGCCGGGGCGGCGGTGTTCGGCATGGCGGTGCTGGGTGAGCCGGCGACCGCCGCCCGGATCTTCTTCGTGTGCCTGCTGCTGGTCGCCGTGGTGGGGCTGAAGGCGACCAGCGGTCACTGA